A single Triticum dicoccoides isolate Atlit2015 ecotype Zavitan chromosome 2A, WEW_v2.0, whole genome shotgun sequence DNA region contains:
- the LOC119352793 gene encoding putative disease resistance protein RGA1: MMKFTKGDATSGLDPSSLAEAPKLVDSVARAMEGLAEEIQSLDQGHWKWVPRWIKVVATELELLKTNMLQIWFISAVADPRHGAPAQQARDATYSIEVIQDKIEYHRLQSNLVPRNKILNHLFKLLLALRCRWNRSNPNRIIREIKAVNEKARRLVPLLDKGQGQFSSPPPSSLGSVSDTRQTVVYGRDRERDEVVRMLIRSCGEATPEIMVSLVGDGGIGKTTLAQMVFNDESVRKHFDVRCWVSASSVSNQMELATEILRSAQPSWVGSDENKMVDFQVLRSELRQFMASKICLIVLDDVCNSKDEILLGILTPLLSADSRSRILVTSRMVPHILGSSQVYTVNPLDTDDCWSLLKEHAFPIDDENVHPDLQLIGKEIATKTNGSPLAAKLVGGLLGETRSKAHWRNILETGLQDGTVFSALLLSYKNLPGHLKRCFTYCSLFPEDYKFDPTHLSRLWIAEGFVHPQGRAEKRMEDIAREYFDQLLSRSFFQEINIGHKTYYLVHGLLHELAKSDVEEECFRIDDGMNFDIPSTVRHLSVTMNSLPGLTNFSGLEKLRTLLIQPSLSSSSSCFQEDFAVNLKGILAKSKHLHVLDLSCYNSEELPNCINDLLHLRYLSIHGSIQRLPESIGRLWHLQTLRFTGECSLEKLPASIIMLVNLRHLIVETKYTAGLVGIGRLANLQGSLELHIEKREGHKLEELRNINGLRGLLKIKKLENVSSYEEACKAELNKKTHLNSLNLEWSFASRNNPPHADVEVLEGLKPHQDIKVLHIRRYCGTKAPSWLLSLQQVHSLHLINCRSLGILPPLGNLGSLRYLHMKELCAVDRIGHEFYGNGDVAFPSLSVLEFDDFPKLREWVGTEDKISFPCLERLIIVDCPELVGIPPFSATTREVTIERTCFMPYMRLVPFSSDSEKLQLDVCTTSGHFNGLLHKQHLKVVAALNITGAEQVVATEEIGSLVSLQRLQLRRCNFTDYNFSRFLQPLPCLSSLEIIDLPNLTSLPALEIVGVSTMLTDLSVRNCQFLQSLSSLQFFDSLKYLVIERCPKVTATSFPLNFRSLSSLKVLRISHCSELQSLPMCGLPSSLETLHITRCHPELTKQSGNMKGHYVEKLTIGNCT; encoded by the coding sequence ATGATGAAGTTCACAAAGGGCGACGCGACATCCGGTTTGGATCCTTCTAGTCTGGCGGAGGCCCCGAAGCTGGTCGACTCGGTTGCCCGGGCCATGGAGGGACTTGCCGAGGAGATCCAATCGCTTGACCAGGGCCATTGGAAATGGGTGCCAAGGTGGATCAAGGTCGTCGCCACCGAGCTGGAGTTGCTCAAGACCAATATGCTCCAGATCTGGTTCATCTCTGCCGTCGCCGATCCACGACATGGGGCACCGGCACAGCAGGCAAGAGACGCCACCTACTCCATCGAAGTGATTCAAGACAAGATTGAGTACCACAGGCTTCAATCTAACCTTGTTCCACGTAACAAGATTCTCAATCATCTGTTCAAGCTGCTTCTTGCTCTGAGGTGTCGATGGAACCGCTCCAATCCAAACaggatcatcagggagatcaaagcTGTGAATGAGAAAGCTCGCAGGCTTGTCCCTCTCCTAGACAAGGGCCAAGGCCAGTTTTCCAGTCCACCGCCATCGTCGCTTGGTTCCGTCAGCGACACTCGTCAGACGGTGGTGTATGGGCGCGACAGGGAGAGGGATGAGGTCGTGCGGATGCTCATCCGGTCATGCGGCGAGGCCACACCGGAGATAATGGTCTCTCTTGTTGGTGATGGAGGAATTGGGAAGACAACACTCGCTCAGATGGTATTCAATGATGAAAGCGTCAGGAAGCATTTTGATGTCAGATGTTGGGTGTCAGCTTCCAGTGTCTCCAACCAAATGGAGCTCGCAACAGAGATTTTAAGATCGGCCCAACCATCTTGGGTTGGATCTGATGAGAATAAGATGGTGGATTTTCAAGTGCTTCGGTCCGAGCTTCGTCAATTTATGGCATCCAAGATATGCCTGATTGTTCTAGATGATGTATGCAACAGTAAGGATGAAATCTTACTGGGCATCCTCACTCCTCTTCTTTCAGCAGATAGCAGAAGCAGAATTTTGGTGACTTCTCGCATGGTACCTCACATATTGGGTTCCTCGCAGGTGTACACTGTAAATCCGTTGGATACCGATGACTGCTGGTCCCTGCTCAAGGAACATGCTTTTCCCATTGATGACGAGAATGTCCATCCAGATCTGCAGTTGATTGGAAAGGAAATTGCTACAAAAACCAATGGATCACCTTTGGCTGCCAAGCTGGTGGGAGGGTTGCTAGGAGAAACAAGGAGCAAAGCGCACTGGAGAAATATCCTTGAAACAGGGTTACAGGATGGCACTGTTTTCTCTGCCCTACTCTTGAGCTATAAGAACTTGCCTGGACACCTCaagcgatgcttcacatattgcagttTGTTTCCAGAGGACTATAAGTTTGATCCAACACATTTGTCCCGCCTTTGGATTGCGGAGGGTTTTGTACATCCACAGGGCAGGGCTGAGAAAAGGATGGAAGACATAGCTAGAGAATATTTTGATCAGCTCCTTTCACGCTCATTTTTTCAGGAAATCAACATTGGACACAAGACTTATTACTTGGTGCATGGCCTACTCCATGAACTTGCAAAGTCTGATGTGGAGGAGGAGTGCTTCCGTATTGATGATGGCATGAATTTTGACATCCCATCAACAGTGCGCCATTTGTCTGTCACCATGAACAGTTTACCtggcctcacaaacttttccgggctAGAAAAGTTGCGCACCTTGTTAATCCAACCATCACTTTCATCCTCCTCCAGTTGCTTCCAAGAAGATTTTGCGGTGAATTTAAAAGGTATCCTGGCAAAGTCAAAACATTTGCATGTTCTTGATCTTAGTTGCTATAACTCTGAAGAGTTGCCCAATTGCATTAATGACTTATTGCACCTCCGTTACCTCTCCATCCATGGCTCCATCCAGAGGCTTCCTGAGTCAATTGGCAGGCTTTGGCACCTGCAAACATTGCGCTTCACCGGGGAATGTTCCCTCGAGAAGCTTCCTGCTAGCATTATTATGCTAGTCAATCTGCGGCACCTTATTGTTGAGACAAAGTATACTGCAGGATTGGTGGGCAttggtcggctagcaaatcttcagGGATCACTTGAGCTCCACATTGAGAAGAGGGAAGGGCATAAACTAGAAGAGTTGAGGAACATCAATGGTCTTCGTGGgctactaaaaataaaaaaactagaAAATGTTTCAAGCTATGAAGAAGCATGCAAAGCTGAGTTGAATAAGAAAACACATCTTAATTCTCTAAATTTAGAATGGAGCTTTGCTAGTAGGAATAACCCTCCTCATGctgacgtggaggtacttgaaggcTTAAAGCCGCATCAAGACATAAAGGTACTTCATATACGAAGGTATTGTGGCACCAAAGCTCCCAGTTGGCTATTGTCATTGCAGCAAGTGCACTCTTTGCACCTTATCAATTGCAGGAGTTTGGGAATCCTTCCTCCATTGGGAAATTTGGGATCACTCAGATATTTACACATGAAGGAGCTATGTGCAGTTGACCGAATTGGACATGAGTTTTATGGCAACGGTGATGTGGCATTTCCATCTCTAAGTGTCCTTGAATTTGATGACTTCCCAAAGTTGCGTGAGTGGGTTGGCACAGAGGACAAGATCTCATTTCCATGCCTTGAAAGATTGATTATAGTGGATTGTCCAGAACTGGTCGGAATTCCTCCCTTCTCCGCAACTACTCGTGAAGTTACCATTGAGCGTACATGCTTCATGCCATACATGAGGCTTGTGCCTTTTTCTTCAGATTCAGAGAAGCTCCAACTGGATGTTTGCACAACTTCTGGCCACTTCAACGGGTTACTCCATAAGCAACATCTAAAGGTTGTTGCAGCCTTAAACATAACTGGTGCTGAACAAGTCGTTGCTACCGAAGAAATAGGGTCCCTTGTTTCTCTACAGAGGCTTCAGCTTCGTCGATGCAATTTCACTGACTATAACTTTAGCAGGTTTCTCCAGCCTCTGCCTTGTCTTTCCTCGTTGGAGATAATTGACCTGCCTAACTTAACATCTCTTCCAGCATTGGAAATAGTTGGGGTTAGCACAATGCTCACGGATTTGTCTGTACGCAACTGCCAGTTCTTGCAGTCTCTATCCTCATTGCAGTTTTTTGATTCACTAAAATATTTGGTCATCGAGAGATGTCCTAAAGTGACTGCAACATCATTTCCGTTGAACTTTAGGAGCCTTTCATCGCTCAAAGTGCTGAGAATATCACACTGCTCAGAGCTCCAATCTTTACCGATGTGTGGTCTGCCGTCCTCATTGGAAACACTCCATATTACTAGGTGCCACCCGGAGTTGACCAAGCAATCAGGAAACATGAAAGGGCATTACGTTGAGAAGCTTACAATTGGCAATTGTACATAG